ACACGCCGGAACCCCCTGAAAACGAAGACGAAATCAAACCGACGCCCTATGATGGGCCGAGTGTGCAGATCACGGACGAAATGCGCGTTTCCTATCTGGATTACGCCATGTCCGTCATCGTGGCCCGCGCCATCCCGGATCTGCGCGACGGCCTGAAGCCCGTGCATCGGCGTATTCTTTACGCAATGAACGAGGTCGGAAACACCTTCGACAAGTCCTACCGGAAATCGTCGCGCCCCGTGGCCGACGCGATGGGCAAGTATCACCCGCATGGCGATAGCGCGATCTACGATGCGCTGGTGCGGATGACGCAGAACTTTTCCATGTCCCTGCCGCTGCTGGACGGTCAGGGCAATTTCGGCTCCATGGACGGGGACAAGGCTGCGGCCTTCCGCTATACCGAAGTGCGCATGGCCAAGGCCGCGAATTACATGCTGGCCGATATCGACAAGGATACGGTCAATTTCCAGGACAATTACGACGGCAAGGACCGCGAGCCCGTCGTCCTCCCGGCGCGGTTCCCCAACATGCTGGTCAATGGCGCCGGCGGCATTGCCGTGGGCATGGCGACCAACATTCCGCCCCATAACCTGGGCGAGGTGGTGGATGCCACGCTGGCGCTGATCGAAAATCCCGACATGTCGATCGAAGAGCTGATCGACTTCATCCCCGGCCCCGACTTTCCCACCGGCGGCGTGATGCTGGGCCGGTCCGGCGCGCGCAAGGCCTACTTGCAGGGGCGTGGCAGCGTGATCATCCGCTCCAAGACCCATGTGGAGGAGCTGCGCCGCGACCGCTATGCCATCGTCATCGACGAGATCCCCTATCAGGTGAACAAGGCCGCGATGATCGAGAAGATCGCGGAACATGTGCGTGACAAGCGGATCGAAGGCATTTCCCACGTCCAGGACGAAAGCGACCGTCAGGGCGTGCGCGTGGTCATCGAACTGAAGCGCGACGCCACGCCCGACGTGGTGCTGAACCAGCTGTTCCGCTTTACCCCGATGCAGACCTCCTTTGGCTGCAACATGCTGGCGCTGAACGGGGGCAAGCCGGAGGTTCTGACGCTTTACGGGTTCCTCTCCGCTTTCATCCAGTTCCGCGAGGAGGTCGTCGCCCGCCGCACCGCGTTCGAGCTGCGCAAGGCGCGGGAACGCTCCCATGTGCTGTGCGGTCTGGCCGTGGCGGTCAGCAACGTGGACGAGGTCGTCGCGACGATCCGTGCCTCCTCCGACGCTGCCGAAGCCCGTCAGAAGCTGATGACGCGCCGCTGGCCGGCTGGCGATATTGCCGAATACATCCAGTTGATCGACGATCCGACCCACCGGATGAACGACGACGGCACCTATAACCTGTCGGAAACCCAGGCCCGCGCCATCTTGGAGCTGCGGCTGCAACGGCTGACCCAGCTGGGCGTGCGCGAAGTCACCGACGAGTTGCAGGAGCTGGCGAAGAAGATCCGGGAATATCTGGAGATCCTTGGCTCTCGCGAGCGGATCATGGGCATCATTTCGGACGAACTGCGCGAGGTGCGCGACCTCTTTGCCGTGCCCCGCCGTACCGAGATCGTCGACTGGTCCGGCGACATGGAAGACGAAGACCTGATCGAACGGGAAGACATGGTCGTCACCGTTACGGCCGGCGGCTATATCAAGCGCACCCCGCTGGCCGATTTCCGCGCCCAGAAGCGTGGCGGCAAGGGGCTGTCGGGCGGCTCCCTCAAGGAAGACGATGCTGTCACCACCCTGTTCGTGGCCAATACCCATACCCAACTGCTGTTTTTCACCACCGAAGGCATGGTCTACAAGATGAAGACCTGGCGCCTGCCGCTGGGTGGACGGACATCCAAGGGCAAGGCGATCGTCAACATTCTTCCGATTCCCATCGGTGCCTCTGTCGCGGCGATCATGCCCGTGGACCGGGACGAGGCGGATTGGGCCGATCTCCAGATCGTCTTTGCCACCTCTGCCGGGGATGTGCGGCGCAATGCGCTGTCGGATTTCACCAATGTCATGCGTAACGGCAAGATCGCCAT
This genomic window from Pseudooceanicola aestuarii contains:
- the gyrA gene encoding DNA gyrase subunit A, producing MTDTPEPPENEDEIKPTPYDGPSVQITDEMRVSYLDYAMSVIVARAIPDLRDGLKPVHRRILYAMNEVGNTFDKSYRKSSRPVADAMGKYHPHGDSAIYDALVRMTQNFSMSLPLLDGQGNFGSMDGDKAAAFRYTEVRMAKAANYMLADIDKDTVNFQDNYDGKDREPVVLPARFPNMLVNGAGGIAVGMATNIPPHNLGEVVDATLALIENPDMSIEELIDFIPGPDFPTGGVMLGRSGARKAYLQGRGSVIIRSKTHVEELRRDRYAIVIDEIPYQVNKAAMIEKIAEHVRDKRIEGISHVQDESDRQGVRVVIELKRDATPDVVLNQLFRFTPMQTSFGCNMLALNGGKPEVLTLYGFLSAFIQFREEVVARRTAFELRKARERSHVLCGLAVAVSNVDEVVATIRASSDAAEARQKLMTRRWPAGDIAEYIQLIDDPTHRMNDDGTYNLSETQARAILELRLQRLTQLGVREVTDELQELAKKIREYLEILGSRERIMGIISDELREVRDLFAVPRRTEIVDWSGDMEDEDLIEREDMVVTVTAGGYIKRTPLADFRAQKRGGKGLSGGSLKEDDAVTTLFVANTHTQLLFFTTEGMVYKMKTWRLPLGGRTSKGKAIVNILPIPIGASVAAIMPVDRDEADWADLQIVFATSAGDVRRNALSDFTNVMRNGKIAMDLPEGVELVNARIASEEDDVMLVTDAGRAIRFSTTAVRVFKGRKSTGVRGIRLSDGDHVVSMAVIRHFEATSDERAAYLKMRRLMAGVTEETETDEEDGNADAILPSERYAEMSAAENLILTITEQGTGKLSSSHDYPVRGRGGMGVTAMDKAMRGGPIVAAFPVEMDDQIMLATSRGQSIRVPVDGISFRSRSAGGVRVFNTGTGEQVVSVARIVEEGDEDAGENDA